One Betta splendens chromosome 16, fBetSpl5.4, whole genome shotgun sequence genomic window carries:
- the s100a1 gene encoding protein S100-A1, producing the protein MSNLLELMAGLIQVFHSYSEKEGNKYTLTKGELKTMMQEQLGDELSQCNDPAEVDKVMKSLDLNEDGEVDFQEFMLVFALLTMACHEFFRDHKEGGKEGCKEGRKEGCKEQK; encoded by the exons ATGAGCaacctgctggagctgatggCTGGGCTCATCCAGGTGTTCCACAGTTACTCTGAGAAAGAAGGCAACAAGTACACGCTGACCAAAGGAGAGCTGAAGACCATGATGCAGGAGCAACTGGGCGACGAACTGTCA CAATGCAACGACCCTGCGGAGGTGGACAAGGTCATGAAAAGCCTGGATTTGAATGAAGACGGTGAAGTGGACTTCCAGGAGTTCATGCTTGTGTTTGCCCTCCTGACCATGGCCTGCCACGAGTTCTTCAGAGACCACAAGGAAGGTGGCAAGGAAGGTTGCAAGGAAGGCCGCAAGGAAGGTTGCAAGGAGCAGAAGTGA